A window of Neisseria canis contains these coding sequences:
- the lysM gene encoding peptidoglycan-binding protein LysM, whose translation MGLFSFIKNAGEKLFGKDEKEVAAAAAANMAELNQKAATAIQTYIEKQNLGLSGLSVAFDGASGKVTLSGSAPSQEAAEKAVLAAGNVTGVSDVENKLSYPAAAEAQYHDVVSGDTLSAIAKKYYGDANQYMKIFEANKPMLSDPNKIYPGQKLRIPQ comes from the coding sequence ATGGGCTTGTTTAGCTTCATCAAAAACGCAGGTGAAAAACTGTTTGGTAAAGACGAAAAAGAAGTGGCCGCCGCTGCCGCTGCCAATATGGCAGAATTAAACCAAAAAGCTGCGACTGCCATCCAAACCTATATCGAAAAACAGAATCTCGGCCTGAGCGGATTAAGCGTTGCTTTCGATGGAGCCAGCGGCAAGGTAACTCTAAGCGGGTCTGCACCTTCTCAGGAAGCGGCAGAAAAAGCGGTTTTGGCTGCGGGCAACGTAACCGGTGTATCCGATGTTGAAAACAAGCTTTCATATCCTGCTGCTGCCGAAGCCCAGTATCATGACGTAGTCAGCGGCGACACCTTATCCGCGATTGCTAAAAAATACTATGGTGATGCCAACCAATACATGAAGATTTTTGAAGCCAACAAACCCATGTTGAGCGACCCGAACAAAATCTACCCGGGTCAAAAACTGCGTATTCCACAATAA
- a CDS encoding fimbrial protein, translated as MNKTLKTLCLASIFAVSMPVFADNTEHSVEIHGDKEAVAPSVSAPVSKIESSGKTQGMINFSGLVYASSCYIETNSVKRNVELPRVESNLLKKEGQVAGQTKFTLQLTNCPVVADKEGDRKTGVKIYFLNDHHAINQNTGNLVDNSSAANKAKNVEVQLLNASGNKIDLRKSANEQEVEIKQLAASSDPVFDFTAQYYANGTVEPGVVFTTVPFGFDYQ; from the coding sequence ATGAATAAAACATTAAAAACTCTATGTTTGGCTTCTATTTTTGCTGTTTCTATGCCGGTTTTTGCTGATAATACTGAGCATAGTGTTGAAATTCATGGTGATAAAGAGGCAGTTGCTCCAAGTGTTAGTGCTCCTGTTTCAAAAATTGAAAGTAGTGGAAAAACTCAAGGCATGATTAATTTTAGCGGTCTTGTTTACGCTAGTTCATGCTATATTGAAACAAATTCAGTAAAGCGTAACGTTGAGCTTCCAAGAGTAGAAAGCAATCTTTTGAAGAAAGAAGGCCAAGTTGCCGGTCAAACAAAATTTACTTTGCAGTTAACAAACTGCCCTGTTGTGGCTGATAAAGAAGGTGATCGTAAGACAGGCGTAAAAATCTACTTTTTGAATGACCATCATGCCATTAATCAGAATACTGGTAATTTGGTTGATAACTCCTCAGCTGCCAATAAAGCTAAAAATGTGGAAGTTCAGCTTTTGAATGCAAGCGGTAATAAGATTGACCTCCGTAAATCGGCAAATGAACAGGAAGTTGAAATTAAACAATTGGCTGCTTCTTCAGATCCGGTTTTTGATTTTACTGCGCAATATTATGCTAACGGTACAGTAGAGCCTGGTGTTGTATTTACAACTGTTCCGTTTG